One Thermococcus kodakarensis KOD1 genomic window carries:
- a CDS encoding DUF257 family protein has translation MKFGEYLETLRPGESVLVEHTSISPYPVLFYEIGKNSGWDNILVIDIIDSALPVLRWLKFAGLDVPEKSIARIKAGGTSEWGRIVIDVDPHKDPGIFMSKFLSNLLSYYRANKNVTTIIMNPERIIPLQDNRPSFVLYLANAAAGFLGNPHRKTFYFVNYELAHKGYLALLEEAFTRVLRIEDSSVRILKSLNLDEEGTTLQL, from the coding sequence TTGAAGTTCGGTGAGTACTTAGAAACTTTAAGGCCGGGAGAAAGTGTTCTCGTCGAGCACACATCTATTTCGCCCTACCCAGTGCTCTTCTACGAGATAGGAAAAAATAGCGGGTGGGACAACATCCTGGTGATTGACATAATAGACTCTGCACTCCCCGTTTTGAGGTGGCTTAAGTTTGCGGGTTTAGATGTGCCCGAGAAGAGCATAGCCAGGATAAAAGCGGGCGGCACTTCAGAGTGGGGGAGGATTGTAATTGACGTGGATCCGCATAAGGATCCGGGGATTTTCATGAGCAAGTTCCTTTCGAACCTCCTCAGTTATTACCGCGCAAACAAAAACGTGACGACGATTATAATGAACCCCGAGAGGATTATTCCCCTCCAGGACAACAGACCTTCGTTCGTTCTCTACCTTGCGAACGCGGCCGCTGGGTTCCTTGGCAATCCGCACAGGAAAACTTTCTACTTCGTGAATTATGAACTTGCGCATAAGGGGTACCTTGCACTTCTTGAAGAAGCCTTCACGCGCGTCCTGAGGATAGAGGACAGCTCAGTTAGGATACTGAAGTCGCTAAACCTTGACGAGGAGGGGACAACCCTCCAGCTTTGA
- a CDS encoding metal-dependent hydrolase, which translates to MRGFTHYISGLAAATFFPALVADIRMGTLAAVIAAASAYFPDFVDFKFGKFFARRDYEIDPAPWDEKKHYAPKLVKIKDLSEKNRYQFFAIEGRVEEILTKGSGTMSYEVFDEKGNVKTVTEEYNTIVFILNDGTGKITVEAFGDDYKIFEEEFGQIEEGKEMLVFGYVDVDPDGSLRFVVSDAPHPQGIADIIAEAIEKAYEEGEKIVKIHNIRLPGDVYRQFWIHLDPPKREVRVEMGPIVTPGGVAIGGEPPEYRKYGIARVNVPFIKTYPKPTRIDSFSGPEIAFRLTKHQGKTVVKDRFLPWHHGFSHSMTMGVIIGAVVFLLAKLFGYSHATDLALASMIGQWLHVFEDQLGFMGSNLFPPITKDVIPGFKLGESGSGLTNFSTAWLMIALMIWNFNRFTDPRPIPISDARLLLYLIWPSIIGFGIAIVRSIRLRKELAKLMDYYTNLEAFEELEEVGGI; encoded by the coding sequence ATGAGGGGTTTCACTCACTACATATCGGGCCTCGCCGCGGCGACCTTCTTCCCCGCCCTAGTTGCCGACATAAGGATGGGCACTCTGGCAGCGGTCATAGCGGCGGCTTCGGCTTATTTCCCTGACTTCGTGGACTTCAAGTTCGGCAAGTTCTTCGCGAGGAGGGACTACGAGATAGACCCGGCTCCATGGGACGAGAAGAAGCACTACGCGCCCAAGCTCGTTAAAATAAAGGATCTGAGCGAGAAGAACCGCTACCAGTTCTTCGCCATCGAGGGTAGGGTCGAGGAGATACTCACAAAAGGCTCAGGGACGATGTCCTACGAGGTCTTTGATGAGAAGGGCAACGTGAAGACGGTAACGGAAGAGTACAACACGATAGTCTTCATCCTCAATGACGGGACTGGAAAGATAACCGTTGAGGCCTTTGGAGACGACTACAAGATCTTCGAGGAGGAGTTCGGTCAGATCGAAGAGGGCAAAGAAATGCTCGTGTTCGGTTACGTGGACGTTGATCCAGACGGCTCGCTGAGGTTCGTCGTCAGCGATGCCCCGCACCCGCAGGGAATCGCCGACATCATAGCCGAGGCAATAGAAAAGGCCTACGAAGAGGGCGAGAAGATAGTCAAGATACACAACATCCGCCTTCCGGGAGACGTTTACAGGCAGTTCTGGATACACCTCGACCCGCCGAAGAGGGAGGTAAGGGTCGAGATGGGGCCGATAGTCACCCCCGGTGGGGTCGCCATTGGGGGCGAGCCGCCGGAGTACAGGAAGTACGGAATAGCGAGGGTGAACGTGCCGTTCATCAAGACCTACCCGAAGCCGACGAGAATAGACTCGTTCTCAGGGCCAGAGATAGCCTTCAGACTCACAAAACACCAGGGCAAGACGGTGGTCAAGGACAGGTTCCTGCCCTGGCACCACGGCTTCAGCCACTCGATGACGATGGGAGTGATAATCGGTGCTGTGGTCTTCCTCTTGGCGAAGCTCTTCGGCTACAGCCACGCGACTGACCTTGCCCTCGCCTCGATGATAGGCCAGTGGCTCCACGTCTTCGAGGACCAGCTGGGCTTCATGGGCAGCAACCTCTTCCCGCCGATAACCAAGGACGTCATTCCAGGATTTAAGCTTGGAGAGAGCGGCAGTGGACTTACCAACTTCTCGACGGCCTGGCTCATGATAGCCCTTATGATATGGAACTTCAACCGCTTCACAGACCCGAGGCCGATACCGATAAGCGACGCAAGGCTGCTCCTCTACCTCATATGGCCCTCGATCATAGGCTTTGGAATAGCCATAGTCAGGAGCATCAGGCTGAGAAAAGAGCTGGCTAAACTAATGGACTACTACACCAACCTGGAAGCCTTCGAAGAGCTGGAAGAGGTCGGCGGGATTTAA
- a CDS encoding tripartite tricarboxylate transporter permease, with amino-acid sequence MLPLSDLLIWSFAGVLFGSLISWIPGFHIYNIIALLVAVFGVGELMPVQAFPFFAVGAIVAYAYVSAISSVYFSVADESAVFLLFPTQRYLLLGRGHEAVLLYLIGAVAGTLILVLGMLFVFPKVLPPIYQATSPYITYFLVAIVLFMFMSEWPKEGDRGKTVKERLWLAWRQILGGIFVFFLSGILGFIVTNTNILPATSAYTRLTPMFIGFFGMSWVILNILSNPPMLPQKPEDKVESSIYNTLKASFGGALGGTIAAVYPIITGGMGAMVAGHMTSQRGDDAFIISQGVNRVLYYVGAFSLLFLPNLRLTRGAGAWLVSSLYTPKSYSEYIAAIGVILLASGISFLFTYGLSRLIARSFNVMHIKKVSYFVAAVLVVISYLLTGWMGVVVLFVSTAIGLMAAAFNTRRSYCLGGLILPVLLSMTGHTEVFMHLLGLG; translated from the coding sequence GTGCTCCCCCTCTCAGATCTTTTAATCTGGTCGTTCGCCGGCGTGCTCTTCGGCTCGCTGATATCCTGGATTCCAGGGTTCCACATCTACAACATCATAGCCCTACTGGTGGCGGTCTTCGGCGTGGGTGAGCTCATGCCAGTCCAGGCGTTCCCGTTCTTCGCAGTGGGAGCCATAGTCGCTTACGCCTACGTGAGCGCAATTTCCAGCGTCTACTTCAGCGTTGCTGACGAGAGTGCAGTGTTCCTCCTCTTCCCGACACAGAGGTACCTCCTCCTCGGCAGGGGGCATGAGGCGGTACTGCTCTACCTCATCGGGGCCGTTGCGGGAACGCTGATCCTCGTCCTCGGAATGCTCTTCGTATTCCCCAAGGTGCTGCCGCCGATATACCAGGCGACCAGCCCGTACATCACCTACTTCCTCGTGGCCATCGTCCTCTTCATGTTCATGAGCGAGTGGCCCAAGGAAGGCGACAGGGGCAAGACGGTGAAGGAAAGGCTCTGGCTTGCCTGGAGGCAGATACTCGGCGGAATCTTCGTGTTCTTCCTCTCGGGGATACTCGGGTTCATAGTCACGAACACCAACATCCTGCCAGCGACTAGTGCTTACACGAGGCTAACGCCGATGTTCATAGGCTTCTTCGGAATGTCGTGGGTGATACTCAACATACTCTCCAACCCGCCGATGCTCCCGCAGAAGCCCGAGGACAAAGTCGAGAGCAGTATCTACAACACCCTGAAGGCCAGCTTCGGAGGTGCCCTCGGAGGGACAATAGCTGCAGTTTATCCGATAATCACTGGAGGTATGGGAGCAATGGTAGCGGGGCATATGACGAGCCAGCGCGGCGACGACGCATTCATCATCAGCCAGGGCGTCAACAGAGTCCTCTACTACGTCGGGGCCTTCTCACTTCTCTTCCTGCCGAACCTGAGGCTCACGAGGGGAGCTGGAGCGTGGCTCGTCAGCTCCCTCTACACGCCCAAGAGCTACTCGGAGTACATAGCGGCCATCGGCGTCATCCTGCTCGCCTCTGGAATAAGCTTCCTCTTCACCTACGGGCTTTCAAGGCTCATAGCGAGGAGCTTCAACGTCATGCACATCAAGAAGGTCTCCTACTTCGTCGCGGCAGTGCTCGTCGTTATCTCCTACCTCCTGACGGGCTGGATGGGAGTGGTCGTGCTCTTCGTCTCAACTGCCATCGGCCTAATGGCGGCTGCCTTCAACACGAGGAGGAGCTACTGCCTCGGCGGCCTCATACTGCCAGTACTCCTCAGCATGACCGGACACACAGAAGTGTTCATGCACCTGCTCGGACTGGGGTGA
- a CDS encoding class I SAM-dependent methyltransferase, whose amino-acid sequence MEEIYYITFREARMLLASRGNVKLNLDLRKTNRVQEVEIKDEGAVFPDGTLVEREVLEKIARDDGTVYFVSNGGVYKAAIAGESGFYKLVPTIPPTIEINGIRMHRTKEMNPLQDTRNKVNTVMPREGETVLDTCMGLGYTAIEASKRGAYVITIEKDPNVIEIARINPWSRELFTGGKIQVIQGDAFEVVKKFKQASFDVIIHDPPRFSLAGHLYSEEFYRELFRILKPGGRLFHYVGNPGKKYRRKDLQKGVMERLRRVGFVGVRRVEEALGVVARKPEKGVKASQRD is encoded by the coding sequence ATGGAAGAGATTTATTACATCACGTTCAGAGAGGCCAGAATGCTCCTCGCTTCAAGGGGAAATGTCAAGCTCAACCTCGACCTAAGGAAAACTAACAGGGTCCAAGAAGTCGAGATAAAAGATGAAGGAGCGGTTTTTCCGGACGGTACCCTCGTTGAGAGGGAAGTTCTTGAGAAGATAGCCAGAGACGATGGGACGGTCTACTTCGTTTCTAACGGTGGGGTGTATAAAGCGGCCATAGCGGGTGAATCAGGCTTTTACAAGCTCGTCCCAACGATTCCACCGACGATAGAGATAAACGGTATTCGAATGCACCGAACAAAGGAGATGAACCCCCTCCAGGACACGAGGAACAAGGTGAACACTGTGATGCCGAGGGAGGGTGAAACAGTCCTCGACACCTGCATGGGGCTGGGTTACACCGCTATCGAGGCATCAAAGAGGGGAGCCTACGTCATAACCATAGAGAAAGACCCCAACGTCATTGAAATAGCGAGGATAAACCCCTGGAGCAGGGAGCTGTTCACGGGAGGGAAAATCCAGGTCATCCAGGGGGACGCCTTTGAGGTAGTTAAGAAGTTCAAGCAAGCAAGCTTTGACGTGATCATCCACGACCCCCCGCGCTTCTCATTGGCGGGCCATCTCTACTCAGAGGAGTTCTACAGGGAGCTTTTCAGGATTCTTAAGCCTGGTGGAAGGCTCTTCCACTACGTAGGCAACCCGGGGAAGAAGTACAGGAGAAAAGACCTCCAAAAGGGAGTCATGGAAAGGCTGAGGAGAGTCGGTTTTGTCGGCGTTAGAAGGGTCGAGGAAGCGCTTGGGGTTGTGGCAAGAAAGCCTGAAAAGGGAGTAAAAGCGAGCCAGCGGGATTAA
- a CDS encoding DUF257 family protein, with the protein MLREILETIEARGGGLVLVEYSSLDHPELVFAEIITGWREKGIIPLIVDIGDTLHIFTSKLRMMGVNIEVEDFPVVKEIGNTRVGNIVGEVHEIEDFDYHMAKYAQIAKKVPEESKKHTIVLGMEKFSFTFMDNPPKLERYFEKINRRYLKYPDVKDVIFLNTSVASEYLTKSLEQDYDYVLRLRGTDLSLVKTPGGESVEVR; encoded by the coding sequence ATGCTCAGGGAAATCCTTGAGACCATCGAAGCGCGCGGCGGGGGGCTTGTTTTAGTGGAGTATTCTTCCCTCGATCACCCGGAGCTTGTGTTCGCTGAGATCATTACCGGCTGGAGAGAGAAAGGTATAATACCTCTGATTGTGGACATTGGCGACACTCTCCATATTTTCACGTCCAAATTGCGGATGATGGGGGTAAACATCGAGGTTGAAGATTTCCCAGTTGTTAAAGAAATTGGGAACACGAGGGTTGGTAACATCGTAGGTGAAGTCCATGAGATAGAGGATTTTGATTACCATATGGCAAAATACGCTCAAATAGCCAAAAAGGTGCCGGAAGAGAGCAAAAAGCATACGATAGTCCTCGGAATGGAGAAGTTCTCTTTTACCTTCATGGACAATCCCCCGAAGCTTGAGAGGTACTTTGAGAAGATAAACAGAAGGTACCTGAAATATCCTGATGTGAAGGACGTTATCTTCCTGAACACTTCAGTGGCTAGCGAATACCTCACCAAGAGCCTCGAACAGGACTATGACTACGTTCTCCGACTGAGGGGAACAGATCTCAGCCTCGTAAAAACACCCGGGGGTGAAAGCGTTGAAGTTCGGTGA